Proteins co-encoded in one Montipora capricornis isolate CH-2021 chromosome 12, ASM3666992v2, whole genome shotgun sequence genomic window:
- the LOC138026234 gene encoding uncharacterized protein isoform X3 — MMQTRVSSRCNTTGQTNEYSKDTSVTTDMKQMQNPFLNLHPKLYHRQKNSSKIVTIGHDREMERGSQTTLRSSKITSNDNGHVHNGEKTVGTNICQNDQLKKEENLDIDLILNRKVAYLNQRNISLTTDRSASGEMKLLFPLISTPINFSRENHGLLDPSFKHSRESRQDTFPRIRCGSFISMDCEDKKQKIERHKRNRSSQRRTCGPCVSQDKSWTSAENSECLPCVNDRDNKNLHLHDPMYKTDYRTCKSNNMSYIIRPTKLENKGDIGAQSRNKNRTNSEWNSQEYTNDDVMVLKAKLHRSSFV, encoded by the coding sequence ATGATGCAGACCAGGGTTTCGTCTCGGTGTAACACCACTGGACAAACCAATGAGTATAGCAAGGACACTTCAGTGACGACTGACATGAAGCAAATGCAAAATCCTTTCCTAAATCTTCACCCTAAACTATACCACAGACAGAAAAACTCTTCCAAAATAGTAACAATAGGACACGACAGAGAGATGGAAAGGGGCTCGCAAACTACGTTGAGGTCATCAAAAATAACATCCAATGATAACGGGCATGTTCATAATGGAGAAAAGACAGTGGGAACAAACATTTGTCAAAATGATCAACTTAAAAAAGAAGAGAATTTAGACATCGACTTGATATTGAATAGAAAGGTCGCGTACCTGAACCAGAGAAACATTTCTCTAACTACGGACAGATCGGCATCCGGAGAAATGAAATTACTATTTCCGTTGATTTCAACGCCAATCAATTTCAGCAGAGAGAATCATGGGTTGCTCGATCCTAGTTTCAAGCATTCGCGTGAAAGTCGACAGGACACCTTTCCTCGAATACGGTGTGGAAGTTTTATTTCAATGGACTGCGAAGATAAGAAACAGAAGATAGAACGGCACAAAAGAAATCGGAGCAGTCAAAGGAGAACTTGTGGACCTTGTGTGTCACAGGACAAGTCATGGACGAGTGCAGAGAATTCCGAGTGCCTTCCTTGTGTAAATGACAGAGACAATAAAAATCTACACCTCCATGATCCAATGTATAAGACTGATTACCGAACTTGCAAATCAAATAATATGTCTTATATTATACGTCCGACGAAACTAGAAAACAAAGGAGACATCGGAGCACAGtcaagaaataaaaacagaacCAACAGTGAATGGAACAGTCAAGAATACACCAATGACGATGTTATGGTTCTGAAGGCTAAACTTCATCGCTCTTCTTTTGTTTAA
- the LOC138026234 gene encoding uncharacterized protein isoform X1 — protein sequence MRKGMMQTRVSSRCNTTGQTNEYSKDTSVTTDMKQMQNPFLNLHPKLYHRQKNSSKIVTIGHDREMERGSQTTLRSSKITSNDNGHVHNGEKTVGTNICQNDQLKKEENLDIDLILNRKVAYLNQRNISLTTDRSASGEMKLLFPLISTPINFSRENHGLLDPSFKHSRESRQDTFPRIRCGSFISMDCEDKKQKIERHKRNRSSQRRTCGPCVSQDKSWTSAENSECLPCVNDRDNKNLHLHDPMYKTDYRTCKSNNMSYIIRPTKLENKGDIGAQSRNKNRTNSEWNSQEYTNDDVMVLKAKLHRSSFV from the exons atgagAAAAG GTATGATGCAGACCAGGGTTTCGTCTCGGTGTAACACCACTGGACAAACCAATGAGTATAGCAAGGACACTTCAGTGACGACTGACATGAAGCAAATGCAAAATCCTTTCCTAAATCTTCACCCTAAACTATACCACAGACAGAAAAACTCTTCCAAAATAGTAACAATAGGACACGACAGAGAGATGGAAAGGGGCTCGCAAACTACGTTGAGGTCATCAAAAATAACATCCAATGATAACGGGCATGTTCATAATGGAGAAAAGACAGTGGGAACAAACATTTGTCAAAATGATCAACTTAAAAAAGAAGAGAATTTAGACATCGACTTGATATTGAATAGAAAGGTCGCGTACCTGAACCAGAGAAACATTTCTCTAACTACGGACAGATCGGCATCCGGAGAAATGAAATTACTATTTCCGTTGATTTCAACGCCAATCAATTTCAGCAGAGAGAATCATGGGTTGCTCGATCCTAGTTTCAAGCATTCGCGTGAAAGTCGACAGGACACCTTTCCTCGAATACGGTGTGGAAGTTTTATTTCAATGGACTGCGAAGATAAGAAACAGAAGATAGAACGGCACAAAAGAAATCGGAGCAGTCAAAGGAGAACTTGTGGACCTTGTGTGTCACAGGACAAGTCATGGACGAGTGCAGAGAATTCCGAGTGCCTTCCTTGTGTAAATGACAGAGACAATAAAAATCTACACCTCCATGATCCAATGTATAAGACTGATTACCGAACTTGCAAATCAAATAATATGTCTTATATTATACGTCCGACGAAACTAGAAAACAAAGGAGACATCGGAGCACAGtcaagaaataaaaacagaacCAACAGTGAATGGAACAGTCAAGAATACACCAATGACGATGTTATGGTTCTGAAGGCTAAACTTCATCGCTCTTCTTTTGTTTAA
- the LOC138026235 gene encoding calcium-activated potassium channel subunit beta-4-like, producing MPCSKFQVTALLGVGIFLVGVACFVAVTLHFVFPALAEQSLKAINCTITSGDMEMKVKCSHNKHDDTSYPCLRIYVLCGNETKRTGLFEDARPHLLRKDFHSLHEKCSFEPDDCKDKLEVRPDLPIGSTLHCYYNPKDTHQVVRLKASEDSYKKVLVRHVVWPLAIVMLGIFIIATATCYFFSRSKDSYEYLPGESSTTLLRTL from the exons ATGCCTTGCTCAAAATTTCAAGTAACGGCATTGCTTGGTGTCGGAATATTTCTTGTCGGTGTTGCGTGCTTTGTAGCTGTAACGCTTCACTTCGTATTCCCTGCTCTTGCGGAGCAAAGCTTGAAAGCAATAAACTGTACAATAACTTCTGGCGATATGGAGATGAAAGTTAAATGCTCACATAACAAACACGATGATACCAGTTATCCGTGTTTGAGAATTTATGTGTTGTgtggaaacgaaacaaaaaggaCTGGGCTTTTCGAGGACGCTCGACCGCATTTGTTGCGCAAAGATTTTCACAGCCTCCATGAAAAG TGTTCATTTGAACCCGACGATTGTAAAGACAAACTTGAGGTCAGGCCCGATCTCCCGATTGGATCAACTCTTCATTGTTATTACAATCCAAAAGACACGCATCAAGTCGTTCGACTAAAGGCTTCCGAAGACAGCTACAAAAAGGTTCTCGTACGCCATGTTGTATGGCCGCTGGCCATAGTGATGCTGGGTATTTTTATCATAGCAACGGCAACTTGTTACTTTTTTTCACGAAGTAAAGACAGCTACGAGTATTTACCGGGAGAGTCTTCCACGACATTGCTACGGACTCTTTAG
- the LOC138026234 gene encoding uncharacterized protein isoform X2, translating to MSGMMQTRVSSRCNTTGQTNEYSKDTSVTTDMKQMQNPFLNLHPKLYHRQKNSSKIVTIGHDREMERGSQTTLRSSKITSNDNGHVHNGEKTVGTNICQNDQLKKEENLDIDLILNRKVAYLNQRNISLTTDRSASGEMKLLFPLISTPINFSRENHGLLDPSFKHSRESRQDTFPRIRCGSFISMDCEDKKQKIERHKRNRSSQRRTCGPCVSQDKSWTSAENSECLPCVNDRDNKNLHLHDPMYKTDYRTCKSNNMSYIIRPTKLENKGDIGAQSRNKNRTNSEWNSQEYTNDDVMVLKAKLHRSSFV from the exons ATGTCAG GTATGATGCAGACCAGGGTTTCGTCTCGGTGTAACACCACTGGACAAACCAATGAGTATAGCAAGGACACTTCAGTGACGACTGACATGAAGCAAATGCAAAATCCTTTCCTAAATCTTCACCCTAAACTATACCACAGACAGAAAAACTCTTCCAAAATAGTAACAATAGGACACGACAGAGAGATGGAAAGGGGCTCGCAAACTACGTTGAGGTCATCAAAAATAACATCCAATGATAACGGGCATGTTCATAATGGAGAAAAGACAGTGGGAACAAACATTTGTCAAAATGATCAACTTAAAAAAGAAGAGAATTTAGACATCGACTTGATATTGAATAGAAAGGTCGCGTACCTGAACCAGAGAAACATTTCTCTAACTACGGACAGATCGGCATCCGGAGAAATGAAATTACTATTTCCGTTGATTTCAACGCCAATCAATTTCAGCAGAGAGAATCATGGGTTGCTCGATCCTAGTTTCAAGCATTCGCGTGAAAGTCGACAGGACACCTTTCCTCGAATACGGTGTGGAAGTTTTATTTCAATGGACTGCGAAGATAAGAAACAGAAGATAGAACGGCACAAAAGAAATCGGAGCAGTCAAAGGAGAACTTGTGGACCTTGTGTGTCACAGGACAAGTCATGGACGAGTGCAGAGAATTCCGAGTGCCTTCCTTGTGTAAATGACAGAGACAATAAAAATCTACACCTCCATGATCCAATGTATAAGACTGATTACCGAACTTGCAAATCAAATAATATGTCTTATATTATACGTCCGACGAAACTAGAAAACAAAGGAGACATCGGAGCACAGtcaagaaataaaaacagaacCAACAGTGAATGGAACAGTCAAGAATACACCAATGACGATGTTATGGTTCTGAAGGCTAAACTTCATCGCTCTTCTTTTGTTTAA